Proteins from a single region of Desulfolutivibrio sulfoxidireducens:
- a CDS encoding DUF2269 family protein → MFKLQARGLKWLKGLHLIAVSCWIGGGVALILLYFLKDGVSDGGVLYGINQSIHHVDRCVVVIPGAFGCLITGLIFSSCSNWGFFRHGWMILKWIVTLVAILFGTFFLGPWERAMMHISGSLGMSSLSSQEYLYNEKMNVIFGALQVLVLLMVVFISILKPWKSIRSKKAAK, encoded by the coding sequence ATGTTCAAGCTGCAAGCAAGAGGTCTGAAATGGCTCAAGGGGCTACATCTGATTGCGGTTTCCTGTTGGATTGGCGGCGGCGTGGCCCTCATCCTGCTTTATTTCTTGAAGGATGGCGTGTCGGACGGCGGCGTATTGTATGGGATAAACCAGAGCATTCATCATGTTGACAGATGCGTCGTGGTCATACCAGGCGCGTTCGGCTGCCTGATTACCGGGCTGATATTTTCATCATGCAGTAATTGGGGGTTTTTCAGGCATGGATGGATGATACTCAAGTGGATCGTCACTCTTGTCGCAATACTGTTTGGCACGTTCTTTCTTGGCCCATGGGAAAGGGCGATGATGCATATTTCCGGATCGCTTGGAATGTCCTCCCTGAGCAGCCAGGAATACCTTTACAATGAAAAGATGAACGTGATCTTTGGCGCCCTTCAAGTCCTGGTGCTGCTGATGGTCGTGTTCATTTCCATCCTGAAACCGTGGAAATCGATACGATCAAAAAAAGCTGCCAAATAA